From the Deltaproteobacteria bacterium genome, the window GGCCTCGGCAAATTGTGATGTTGACAGCTTCACAGCATCCTTCATCTGCCGTTCCAGATCATAGGTCACCCTCTTCTGTCGGATCGTTTCTTCCAGCGCGGCCACGACGACCTTGCCGGCTTCCTCCCAGCCGAGATGTTCTAACATCATGACCCCGGAGAGAATGAGCGATCCAGGATTCACCTTGTCCTGCCCGGCATACTTGGGCGCCGTTCCATGGGTCGCCTCGAAAAGGGCCACGGTCTCACCGATATTCGCCCCCGGTGCAAGTCCCAGCCCTCCGATCTGGGCGGCACAGGCATCGGACAGGTAATCCCCGTTCAGGTTCAGCGTCGCCAGGACACTGTACTCATCCGTCCGGGTCAGGATCTGCTGAAACATGGCATCGGCGATCCGGTCGTTGATCAGGACCCTGCCCTCCGGGATCTCTCCCTGGAGTTCCTTCTCCTCCAGGGTCTGATCGGGAAACTCCTCCCGGGCGACTTCATACCCCCAGTCCCGAAAAGCCCCTTCCGTATATTTCATGATGTTGCCCTTGTGAACGAGGGTTACGCTTTTACGTTTCCGGTCCAGGGCATATTGAATCGCCTTCCGGATGAGACGCTTGCTCCCGGTCTCGCTCACCGGTTTGATCCCGATTCCGGAATCCGTACGGATCGTACAGCCCATCTCATTATTCAGAAAGGAAATGACCTTTTTCGCTTCTTCGGAATCCCGGGCCCATTCGATCCCGGAATAAACATCCTCCGTATTCTCCCGGAAGATGATCATATTCATCTTCCAGGGTTCCTTGACCGGTGCGGGGACCCCCTCAAAATATCGAACGGGACGAACACAGGCATAAAGATCGAGTTTCTGCCGGAGGGTCACATTGAGACTTCGAAAGCCCCCTCCGATGGGGGTCGTCAACGGCCCTTTCAGAGCCACCGAATAATAGTGCAGGGCCTCGAACGTATCGTTCGGGATCCATTCCCCGTATTTTTCATGGGCCTTCTCCCCCGCGTAGATTTCGTACCAGCAGAGTTCCCGCTCATTGCCGTAGGCTTTTTCCACAGCGGCATCGAGAACCCGGCGGCCGGCCCGCATGATATCCGGACCGATCCCGTCCCCTTCGATAAAGGGAATCACCGGCCGGTCGGGTACCTGCAATCTGTCCGGTTCCATCCGGATCCGTTCTCCTTTCGCAGGCGGAGAGAATTTTTCAAGGTTGATCATCAGACAAACACTCCTTTCTATTCGCTCTTGATTAAATCTTCAAATCGAATGTCAACTCCCAGTATGCCGACAATCTCCTCCTTCCGAAAGATCGGAGTAGAAACGGTAATCGCGAGAACATTGGTGGTCCTCGATGTATAGAGATCGGTCACATGGGTTGACCCGTCCTTCATCGGGCCGATATACCAGGGGCGCTCGGAAAAATCCTCCTTGACGGAGAAGATCTTGTACTTGGCTTTGTCACCGACCTGTGTGATGTTTTTTGTAACCTTGATTCCTTCCGTATCCGTCACATAACAGAACTGGATAAAAGGATTGTCGTGAACAAGCTTCTGAAGGACTTTTTCGACCTTCAGATGGTTCATGGTTCTCATGGCCGGAGATGCGGCGGCCTCCTCCACGATCTCTTGGGCGATATCCAGGGCTCTGGCCTTCAACTTGTCCAGATCGGAGATAAAATATTCGGGCAGATGTTTCCGGGCTTGGCGAAGGATCTCTTCATTCGACATGGCGGTGATCCGTCCTGCGGCATACTGTTCGGCGACCCATTTCTGGATACGGACCAATCCCGGATGGGTCTTCGGAATTTTCCGGCCGCCCGTCTGGCGCACATGGGTATTGACCCAGTAACTGAGCCCCGCCACACCGGATTTGTCGGTAATGGTTACCCCGAGAGGACGGTTGAGAATCGATTTCGTATCAAAGATGTTATAGATCTCCTCGTTTTTTAACACGCCGTCGGCATGGATTCCGGCCTTGGTGGTATTGAACTCCTCGCCGACAAAGGGGTAGTTCGGCGGGATCGGATAGTTCAGCTCGTCCTGAAAATAGTCGGCAATCTCCGTAATTACTGTCGCATCGATCCCATCCCGCTCCCCTTTGAGGCCCATGTATTCAATAATCAAACCTTCGATCGGGGGATTGCCGGTCCGCTCCCCGAAACCGAGCAGGGTACCGTTTGCAGCGGCACAGCCGTAGAGCCAGGCCGTCGAAGCGTTGGCAAGAACCTTATGAAAATCGTTATGCCCATGCCACTCCAGCAGACGGGAAGGAACACCGCCGTAATGGATCAGTCCGTAGATCATCTCCCCTACCCCCCGGGGCAGGGCCGCCCCCGGATAAGGAACGCCGTATCCCATGGTGTCGCAGGCCCGGACCTTGATCGGAATCCCGCTCTCCTCGGAGAGACGCATCAGTTCATTCACGAAGGGGATGACAAATCCGTAAAAATCGGCACGGGTAACATCTTCCAGATGACAGCGGGGAATGATCCCGGCATCAAGCGAGGCCCGGACCACATCCAGATAGCCATCCAGGGCTTGTTTTCGAGATTTTTTTAACTTCAGAAAGATATGGTAGTCGGAACAGGAAGTGAGGATCCCCGTCTCCTTGAGGCCCATTTCCTTTACCAGTTGAAAGTCTTCTTTCTTCGCTCGAATCCAACCGGTTACCTCCGGAAACTCATAGCCCCGGTCCAGGCACATCCGAACGGCCTCTTTGTCCTTGTCGCTGTAAAGGAAAAATTCGGATTGACGGATAATCCCTTTGGGCCCCCCGAGTTTGTGGAGCATATCAAAGATCCGGACGATCTGTTCCGAAGTGTAGGGAGGTCTTGCCTGCTGGCCATCCCGAAACGTCGTATCGGTAATCCAGAAATCCTCCGGCAGAGAAAGAGGGACCAGACGATTTGAAAAAGAGATCTTTGGAACCTCGCTGTAAGGAAACTGATCCCGTAACAGATTTGGCTGGTTGATATCCTTCAGCTCATAATTGTAATCCCGGGCCACCGCCCGATCATTGTTAATAGACTTTTTCATACATGCTCTCCCATTTCATTACTGTCAGCTACTCCGTTGAGCCCCTGTCTTCCCCAAGGC encodes:
- the icd gene encoding isocitrate dehydrogenase (NADP(+)), with the protein product MINLEKFSPPAKGERIRMEPDRLQVPDRPVIPFIEGDGIGPDIMRAGRRVLDAAVEKAYGNERELCWYEIYAGEKAHEKYGEWIPNDTFEALHYYSVALKGPLTTPIGGGFRSLNVTLRQKLDLYACVRPVRYFEGVPAPVKEPWKMNMIIFRENTEDVYSGIEWARDSEEAKKVISFLNNEMGCTIRTDSGIGIKPVSETGSKRLIRKAIQYALDRKRKSVTLVHKGNIMKYTEGAFRDWGYEVAREEFPDQTLEEKELQGEIPEGRVLINDRIADAMFQQILTRTDEYSVLATLNLNGDYLSDACAAQIGGLGLAPGANIGETVALFEATHGTAPKYAGQDKVNPGSLILSGVMMLEHLGWEEAGKVVVAALEETIRQKRVTYDLERQMKDAVKLSTSQFAEAIVKNMKGN
- a CDS encoding histone-lysine N-methyltransferase, producing the protein MKKSINNDRAVARDYNYELKDINQPNLLRDQFPYSEVPKISFSNRLVPLSLPEDFWITDTTFRDGQQARPPYTSEQIVRIFDMLHKLGGPKGIIRQSEFFLYSDKDKEAVRMCLDRGYEFPEVTGWIRAKKEDFQLVKEMGLKETGILTSCSDYHIFLKLKKSRKQALDGYLDVVRASLDAGIIPRCHLEDVTRADFYGFVIPFVNELMRLSEESGIPIKVRACDTMGYGVPYPGAALPRGVGEMIYGLIHYGGVPSRLLEWHGHNDFHKVLANASTAWLYGCAAANGTLLGFGERTGNPPIEGLIIEYMGLKGERDGIDATVITEIADYFQDELNYPIPPNYPFVGEEFNTTKAGIHADGVLKNEEIYNIFDTKSILNRPLGVTITDKSGVAGLSYWVNTHVRQTGGRKIPKTHPGLVRIQKWVAEQYAAGRITAMSNEEILRQARKHLPEYFISDLDKLKARALDIAQEIVEEAAASPAMRTMNHLKVEKVLQKLVHDNPFIQFCYVTDTEGIKVTKNITQVGDKAKYKIFSVKEDFSERPWYIGPMKDGSTHVTDLYTSRTTNVLAITVSTPIFRKEEIVGILGVDIRFEDLIKSE